The genome window tcttttctccATTCTATTCCTTACATCATAGGTTAGATGtcacaccttcaatttgagatggaatgctccattctatCTTATTCTCAATTTCTCCTCAAAattcatcatagcaattttgcactccctcaaattttttttaaactttcttATTATctatattagtttcaagtatttttactcatttcattccattccatcctcCCCGACCAAACACAATATTATAGTATGGTTTCTGAATGAGACTGAAATAACAATAAGGGTGGATCTCATCCTGTTCGCATTTGTGTTTTAAGTTGTTCATTTTAGATTAAGAAGGATTAAGGTCTCATAGAAAACTCACGTTActgctaataatttttttttctcacgCAATAGCAAACCACGTGAACCAAAATAAACCACATTTAAGTAACAGGCTCTAGTCCAAgtggcataatcacaaattctcctTTCTTCGAGATTCGAACACATGACCAATAGGATACAAGTCCCCTTAATAATCAACCGAGTCAACCCTTACGGGCATTTCAGCTAAATTTTAGTGTCACTCGATCAAATTGTATAGAGTCTATTGATATTTGATCAAAATGATCGGTCTAAACACTTTTTTTATGGAGCAGTCCCTCATAGTGAGTTGTATATGTTCAGACCGGAGTGTTTGATacgtaatttaagatttttataaaaaaataatttattagatttttttccttttaaataaaactttaaacatttattttttagaaataatattaaaaaatgtataaaaataagttGGACCGAGAAAGTATACACAAAGTCGCAATGATTTCCTCGGCATCATATCTGGACAAGATGGTATGGCGAGAAATAGACTCATCAGGCTGCAAAATGTTTCCTAGTTGCCCACCCAGCCTGTCATTCATCATTTCCTCCCATATCACACACTACCCGCGTTGCTTCTCCTGCTTAAGCAAGAGGCTTTTTACGCAATTATTCAGCTACATAATGTATCGGGCGGGAGTTTTCGGTTCGGAGGATCACTCGTTACGACAAATCGTGAAATACGTAGCTTAATCAGAGTCGTTAAAGAGACATGAATCAGGCTAATTGTGTAGTCACGGGTGAACAGAAACAGAGAGTCGAAGTGATGCAGACTTGCACATTTGACAATTGATATACGGGCTACTTGTCTTTTTCAATTTCATGGTCACGACTCACGAGTCTGGCTGTATATCTCGACCCCATGACAACTTTTGTGCAACTAGCCTAGCACAAAAGAGGGAAGACTGCTACTCTCATCCCATTGCCAAAAACATTTTCATGTGTCACTGATTTTGATCACGTTCTATATATTATTCAGGGAGGCCATGGAATGTAAACTTATATTTATGCAGCACTGGTATAATTAAAGGGCTTGATATTATAAACTAATCCATTTGTCTTCAAGCAACATTATATATAATGGAGTTCAGATCTAACTCGATAATTGGCACCAGAGTTGTCAACTTTAACCCGTTATAAAAACTCATGTAGTATATATTATCTCTTCGTGCACTGATGTAGAAATTGGAGTAGAGAGCTAATCATTTAACGCACGGTTTTAGCGAGATTTTTTTCTATGAATCaagaatttttattcaaagtTGGACTGCAATCACTAaagtgttaatttttttttaaaaaaaaattaactaaaataatttcaataaatcaaggACTTTTAGATGCACGTTAATTTTGTCAGTGGAGTTGCTCATCTACTCACTCTGTCTCAACCATTTTTCACTCTCATTTTTGGAATCGATGTCCCTCCTAATTTTTTACATTCAAcaacttaccaaaaataatgAAATGGTATAATGTATTTAACCTCATTCACTACTTTTTTCtcctatatttattttatatttcaaatatcaACCTGACATATTATTCTATCTTTTTCCTTGTTCTATGATTCTATCTCATTATTTTGTacatttttattagtttttatccTCAATTTATTTGTAAATACATGACGGATGGAATATTATActacaaaaataaaagtaaacatGCAAAAGCCGGTGTGAGAATCTTAATGCATCGAGGTCAAAACATAACGAACAAACcgttaaaaataatgaattacgCATATTTGTGCCTTCTTCAAGTCTATTCTCCACTCAACCAAGATACTATCACTCATATATTCGGCCTGTTACCACTGTATTAGTAAAAAAATgtggtttaaattttaatttaggttAATCCATTGAAATTGACGACCTAAGATTTAAACTGAAGCACAGAACAATGTTATCATCACTCCACTGGGTCCATGCACACTCTACTAGTAGTTTAATAAACCGTGATTACCAGGTCAGATAAAATTAAATTGCGGTCCGGCCATCCCAATCAAACAATTTTATTATACATCATCCGCTTCCGAAATGTACGAAACTTGTAGCATATTATTCCTTCGTCTCCTTCATAATATAAGATATTTCTcgtgttaattatttttatttacacaaAAAAATTTGTTGCCAAATATATTTACGCATGCAGAAACTTCTCATCctaataaaattagaatcaataaAAATTCGTCGtctaattaaaactaattattagACTGTGCTAATAAGCACAAATTATTCATGCAATAAACCTTTCAATTTACTGTAATGCCAGCTTTCTGGTCCAAACTTTGTATATAGTCTCACACATGCACTGTCTCAGTATGTCTATCACACCatctatctcaattctcaaaTGCAGCAGCTATATATAGCCATCTAATCCTCGACAACAATCTAGATCGAATGTGCATATAATTTATCACTAAACCGTCACTACATTCAATGGCATCCTTCGAGTCCTCCATGTCTTTTAAAAGCAATTGCAGCAGCTCCTTGCCACCTCTCCTCGCCGCCGCCAACTACACCACCATACCCTCGCCGCTCAGTGAGCTCACTCAGCTACACAACGAGAACACTCTTCTCAACAATCCCTCCGAGCTATCCTCCTGGGTCGACTCATTACTCACCGAGTTCAACCAGCCCACTTCGATAAATAACATCACGGCGTGGAACGATTACAATACGACATCCTATTGTAATATTCGGCAAATAATTGAAGAAGATTCCAGCATTCGGCTGGTCCATGTTTTGATGTCATGTGCCGACTCAGTCCAACGTGGGACCCTCTCAGTGGCTAGCGCGCTTCTCGAGGAGTTACAGGTTTTGTTGTCACGTGTTAATAGTGAGTTCGGGTTCGGTAAAGTGGCGGCCTACTTCATCGACGCGCTGAGCCGCCGAGTCTTCAAGCCGCTCGAACGAAGCCTCGGCTCGGCGTTCGAAAACGAGGTTTTGTACCACCATTTTTACGAAGCGTGCCCATATCTAAAATTCGCTCACTTCACTTCGAATCAAGCCATTTTGGAAGCTTTTGATGGTCAGGCTTGTGTCCACGTCATAGATTTTAATTTGATGCAAGGCCTGCAATGGCCTGCTTTGATCCAAGCTCTAGCTCTGAGGCCCAACGGGCCTCCTACGCTTCGAATAACCGGTATCGGCCCGGTTTCACTTGACGGTCATGATCCGCTCCGTGAAACCGGGCTCAGGTTAGCCCAACTGGCTCGGTCCGTAAATGTTCGATTCGCATTTCGTGGAGTAGCAGCCTCGAATATCGATGATGTCAAGTTATGGATGTTACAAGTTGATCCGAAAGAGGCTGTGGCAGTGAATTGTATAATGCAACTTCACAAGTTACTTGACGATCCGAGCCGAATCGACAGTGTGCTTAAATTGATTCATAGTTTGGACCCGAAAATTGTGACTCTAGTAGAGCAAGACACGAACCACAACCAACCTGATTTTTCGGACAAGTTCAGGGAAGCATTGGACTATTACTCGACGATGTTCGACTCGTTGGAGGCCTGCAAGGGGCCTCAGAAATGGTTGGCTGAAATTTACATCCAGAGGGAAATATGTAGTGTGGTCTGTTGTGCCGAGATGCATGAACCATTAGCTCAGTGGAGAGAAAGGATGAGTAGGAATGGGTTCACATCGGTCTGCCTAGGTGCCAATGCATATAAGCAAGCAAACATGTTGTTAACGGTTTTTTCGGCCCAGGGTGGTTACAGGGTGGATGAGAGTGAAGGGTGTCTGAAATTAGGCTGGCATAACCGTCCTCTCATTGCGGCCTCGGCTTGGCGCCCGAATCCTCGTCTGTAGATTTTGTATTAGGCTTTTTAGTTTCGGTAGTTTCTTTTAGCTTGTGTCTCAATTTACCAGAACTGTTTTCTTGGATTATGGCACTAAAATTAGTATTTATGTAATGCATCTGAAGATATGTACCCAATTTATGTATAAAATGCAGTGAAATATATTCATGATGATCCCTAAGTTGCCAGTATATTTTGGTGTGATCAGATTCTATGAGAAAATTAGCCAGTACTTGGCACCATTAGATCAGGGCTTAAGAATATGACAATACTGAATCGTTGCTCTAAAAACATGTAATTTGGTGTTATTGATCTGGAAAACAAGTATAAACCAATCCACTAGGGGCTGAGATACAATCACGGTCACTATACTAAGATCTCCGACACGAGCATACAGAACAATTGATCATTGTTCATCCATAACAACAAATATAACTCATGTGGATTATGCAGGTTATTCTTCCGTCTGGAGTGGCAGTCATTCCACCTGGTAAGTTACAAGAATGGTTGCTGTATTGACACCAAGTCACAAGAATAATTGCCCATTACACTGAAGCATGGATCCCCTGTTCATCATTAATCAACACTAATGTTCCTTTTCCATTGCCCGGACAAGATTCTTGGTAGTCATTTGATCTTGGACCAAATTATTAGTTGCACTAGGAATTCTTATATTAAATCtcgtaaaataattttgtgcatAATTGTTATGACGACGCTGACAAGTGTTTTATAATCTTTGATttactgaattttttttaaatctttgatttattgaaattttgtcGATTAATtccataaaaattttattacacTCTAATTCAATTAGAaatctattatctattattCATTGAAAAATCTCTGATTTTAAATGAGgatcatatttaaaaattcagTTTCCATCTCACTCTACCTAACTTAAAAATTCACacctaatttcaaaaaaatactaTGTTATATGAATTGAACTTTTCTACTACCAAATCTATACCTACTAACACTCTGGCAacccaaaataataaataaatttctgaTTTATTAATATGCAAATATATGTTCTGTAACTAAATAGTTTAATTTCCAGAGATTTTACTCGGGTATCTTTAACAAGTTTAAAACACTTGAAATGTTTGCTTGGTCTGATCCTAAACAACACTGGACATTCATCCACTCTCTAACATATGAACACCAATGGCTTCTCTCTATATTCCCCCAACTCAATATATCCATAATCATCATCCTTTAAACTCCAAATTGTCTATCAAAGTTTCACTAAACCATCTACTTAAAGTCCAAAAATACAAGCCTCACAATAAGCACGTCTCTCCTCAGTGCAAAGCTGGTCAAATTCAAGAAGCTTTAGAGTGTCTCTCCAATGTGGGCCCCaataattttgcaaataaaCCCAAAATCTATGGAGACATTCTTCAAGAATGTGTGTACGGACGAGACTTCCTGTTGGGTCAGCAAATACATGCCAGTATTATAAAAAAGGGTGAGTCTTTAGCTAAAAATGATTATGTAGAGACCAAGTTGGTGATTTTTTATGCTAAGTGTGATGCTTTAGAGGCTGCTAATGTGTTATTTAAAGGTGTTATAGAACGTAATGTGTTTTCTTGGGCTGCAATTATTGGTCTTTATTGTAGATTGGGCTATTGTAATGAAGCTTTGTTGGGTTTCTGTGCAATGTTAGAAGATGGTGTTTTGGGTGATAATTTTGTTTTGCCTAATGTTCTTAAGGCTTGTGGTGCTGTAATGCTGATTGGATTTGGGAAAGGGGTTCATGGGTATGTGGTGAAATTGGGTTTCCAAGATTGTGTTTTTGCGGCTAGTAGTCTTGTTGATATGTATGGGAAATGTGGCTATATTGGTGAAGCAAGGAAGGTGTTTGATGGTATGTTTGAGAGGAATGTAGTTGCGTGGAATTCAATGATTTCGAGCTGTGTTCAAAATGGCTTGAATGAGGAAGCAATTGGGATTTTTTATGATATGAGAATGGAGGGATTGGAACCAACTCGTGTTACGATGGTGGGGTTTCTTTCTGCTTCAGCGAGCATTTGTGCTGTTGAGGAGGGTAAACAAGCTCATGCTATGGCATTGTTAAGTGGGATGGATTTAGATGATATTTTGGGTACTtcgataattaatttttattccaagGTTGGTTTGATCGAAGATGCTGAGCTAGTTTTTAGGAGGATGCTCAAGAAAGATGTTGTTACTTGGAATCTGCTGATATCTTGTTATGTGCAGCACAGCCAAGCTGAGAGAGGGATCCAATTGTGCCGACAAATGAGGTTAGAAAACTTTAATTATGATTCTGTTACACTGGTCTCTATATTATCGGCCTTAGCTGAATTGAAAAGTCTAAAACTTGGCAGAGAAGCACATTGTTATTGTATTAAAAATGACCTTGTATGTGATGTGGCTGTTATGAGTAGCACTGTAGATATGTATGCTAATTGTGAGAGAATCAATGTTGCGAGGAAAGTTTTTGACTACACCGAGAAAAGAGACCTTGCATTGTGGAATACAATTTTGGCTGCTTATGCAGAAATTGGAATGAGTGGCGAGACCTTGAGTTTGTTTTATCAGATGCAGTTGGAGGGGCTTCCACCAAATGTGATATCATGGAATTTAGTAATACTAAGTTTATTGAGAAATGAACGTGTCAATGAGGCAATGGATATCTTTAGAGAAATGCAATCCGTTGGAATTGTGCCTAACCTAATAACTTATACTACAATTATCACTGCTCTGGTTAGGAATGGATCAAGCAATGAGGCAATCACGCTATTTTGTAAAATGATGGAAGAAGGAATACAGCCAGACATTTTAAGCATTAGCTGTATACTATCAGCTTGTAAGCTTACTGCATCATTACGGTGTGGAAAGGCTGTTCACAGTTATATTTTTAGACATAATGTTTTCTTAACAGTTCAGCTTGCAACATCTCTTGTCGATATGTATGCTGAATGCGGGAATTTACACCAAGCAAAAATGGTGTTTGATATGGTTGTACCCAAGCAACTGCCCTTGTATAATGCAATGATATCTGGTTATGCATTGCATGGATTTGCTAAAGAAGCACTTGTACTTTTTAAACATATGCTGGAGGAGGGTATTGAACCAGACAGCATAACATTTACCCGTGTCTTATCAGCATGCAGCCATGCTGGGCTAATGAAGGAAGGTCTGGAGATTTTTGCAGATATGGTCTCAGAGTACCATGTAAAGCCAAGTAAGGAGCATTATGGTTGTGTTGTTGATCTTCTTTCTAGGTGTGGAAATTTGCATGATGCATCTCAGTTTATGTAAAGAATGCCATTTGAGCCTGATGCACCTATATAGGCCTCCCTGCTTGCTGCTTGTAGAGACTATATTGAAATTGAACTTGGGTAAAAAATAGCAGAGTAATTAACAAACCTGGAACCAAGTCACTCAAGAAGCTCTTTCAAATGCCGCTACTGGAATGTGTGATAAGATGTCAGAATGAGGGCTTTTATAAAAGAGAAGGGCCTGATAAAGGCTCCTGGGTGCAGTTGGACTCAGATCCGAGAAGATCTTTATGTGTTTTTTCCTGGTGACAGATTCACTCAAAAACAGAAGAAATTAATGCATCATGGCCTCGTTGGCTTTAAATCGATTGAAAATGCACATGCTGGATTATGAATCATTTGATTATCTTGATAGTGAAGCTAAAATTTCTATTCTTGACCACGGTAATTAAGCACCATAATTTAATCAGTGTGATTCATACAAGCTGGAGATGGATTATCATTATCGACCAATGCTGTGTTCATGGTGGCAGCTGCGTTGAAATTTAGGTAATTTCgtttacaaaaaaattgtaCATGCATCTGGGCTTAACAGATCCTGTTGATATTTGAGATTTGTTAGAACAGTATATTTCTTGGCATTTCTAGAAGCTTGCAAATCTGCTAATTACTTATGATAATATTGTAGATAATGTTCCTCAATAAAAGAGTCTCTCATTGACCACAGAGAATGATGATTACATACTTTTTTCATCTTGTTATGCTATGCATAAATATTGGAAAGATAACTTAATCGCATTGTGTGTCCTGCAGTGTGTTATTGTTATATTGATCGTATTATTgttatgcatacaagttatgcTAAAGTCTCTCCTTGATAGGGGTGGCAAAAActgacacgacccgaaacccgacacgaacccgactcGAAAAAATACGAATTAGGGTCGGGGTTTTTATaattcgggtcgggttcgggtcagGTAAATTTGTACCCGAAATtttcgggtcattttcgggtagACCCGAATTACCCGAACCCGAcctgttttaattttatcattttatataaatatataatatatataatatatataatataagcgGTATACAGACTACAGATATACATTTTGGGCCCAATCTTCAGCCCACTTTACCAAACCTGACTTTTGATTCTACAGCAATCTAACCCTAAAACTATCGTATCGCCTCCTTCTCCTCTCTCCAGTTTGTTTGTCAAATACAGTAACCCCCTCCCCtgtttctttcttttgcttCACCATTTATTCaccctttttcttttgcttttctttAACTGAGTCTCGTAGTGAGTCAGCTGAGTGCGTTGTTTAAATTGTTGATCGATCTCGTTGTTTTGAATGCCGAGTCAGTTGTGTGTTTTGCTTTTCGTCGAGTCTGAATTAGTTTTGTTGCCGAGTATAACATCTGTTCTTCATTACTGTTTGTCTATTGTGTAACAAAATTCTTGCAagaatgtaatttaatttccaAGCTCTGCTgtcaatataaaatttttgatttttaggtgctattgggtcgggttcgtgtctGTTCGTGTCGGGTTGTTTCGGGTCAGACACGACCCATTTTTTACTCGTGTCAAACAGGTCGGGTTCGGGTAAAATCAACCTACAACAGGTCGGGTTCGTGTCTATTTTTTTTACCCGATTCGGGTCGGGTCGTGTTCGGGTcgagttaaaaaaaaaaccaggTAGGTtcaacccgacacgaacccgacccattacccgaaattgccacccctaccTTGACCACAAAGAATGATGCCTTGCAAGTCCCTTCAAGACATAATTTAATCATATTGTGTGTTATGCAGTGTATTATGGTTACCACAATAAGAATGTGCATGAAATTCATTTCTtcttgatatataaatatattgtattgTGCTGAATAACATATTGAATCTGTTATAGCAAGTGAAAGCAGCTCATCAAACATAAAATCAGTGGAAAATCTAGGATGTACATAAAGGGATGAACATTTGAATGACCCGAGTTCTGGAGACCACCCCATGTGCAAATCTTAGTGGTTTAATTTCAACAGGTGGGTCAAGAGGAATTATATGATAGGTCTCACATGCCTAGAAGCTTATTATTTCTCTCGACTTTTGACACATTTTCCAGAAAAAGGAGGTGAGCTGATATGTTAGGTCTCCTTCTTGTCCTTCCCTTTTTCTCCTCTCCCTCCATAACCGAAAAACAGaattactcataaattaagATTAGAGATACATAATGATCGTTACTAGCATAGTAGTTTAGTGGATACATCTAATCCCTCGTCAAAAAGGGTCTAGGATTCGAGTTTTGTGTGAAGAAAATGTGTGCACATAtatgagtatttaaatttctgcGAAGAACATTGAAGTAAGCTTGGATATATGAGGATTACTGATGCACAATATCTAATTCATGTGCAGTTTGATGTTTCCTTTGGAAAGTGCTGCGTATTGTATTCACATGTAAATATCATGCATGTGGAAAAAGTCACTCGTCTTGCTGGAGCACTGGACCACTACTGTTTTTAGCTGGATGTGCAAGCAAAGAACAAAGTGATCTTCAAGTTTCAAACCCAGGTGGGGAACGAGTTTGTACTTCGTATGCATCATTATTAGATTTGAGTATGGTTCTTGCTTTGCAGTTTGCAAGTTGAAAGCATGGTGTAGTCAtggttctaaaaatccccgattaatcatCTGCAAAGTGTCTCGCCGATTCGATTTTTAATCActataatatatttcttaaataaactattataatatttttcttaaataaaatattatatattgtatattaaactaatatattattataatattataatatatctgatttttaatctgattaatGCTGCCAATTAGTTCATGATTATTTGATCAGCACCTCTACGGATTAACAcgattctcaattttttatgaTGATTATTGTAATTCGATCAAAAAACATTCACTTATCTTTAGGCAGAACCTAGCTAGTACATTCTCATCTACTCTTGGTAATTACCAACGATAAATCGTAGACATGGACCATCTCGTATTCAAGAAAGAAGAAACGATTATGCAATTTACGATTGCAAGTCGACATAAAATCCTCAACTGTCATCTAAAATCATTGTGCTTGTGGGTGCCAGTGGAACTGAATGCATCATCTACCAGAAATAATACATGGGCCGCATAGAGCTACCAAAACGGGGGatacattaatttataattaattagttgACTTGTAGTCGTGGCTTTCACGGTAGAAAAACAGTGTGCAAGGGGTATTTCTGTTGATTCTGTTCcaagaaggaaagagatgaggGGTGATGTTGAAGCTGCCAACTAGCTTTAGTTCCACATGTAGGAGCACAGAATAAACATAAGCATCGACTTGTCTGCCTAACTAGTACACTACTGAAAATTATATCAACGATCAAGCTATTACCTATGAATGCTTGTGAGTGAAGTTAGGTCATGCTTTTATGGATTTATCTGTTTCTAAATTGTGATACTGTTTAATATGAAGATggtacatatacatatataaattatatatatgggctcatgatcaaatacaaaccactcttaaaataaaaactaaaaaccactatttAAACTCCTATAATTACTAAATGCACTCAACTAAAATAAAACAGCAATTAATAAAACCCACCCACCCAGATGTGCCCCGATCAAATTTCACCCACGCCATCATCTCTTCAGCACAAACTTTATCCCTCCCTCTCCTCATCCTCATTATCTTCTTTCTCTCTGCCATCAGGCCCATCACCAACTGAGTTTCTCTTCGTCATCACCACCTCCGTCCTTTCCCTCCATTGATCTGTTTTCAacgatctctctctctcaatctcgtGAACGATTAGACTCTGTCATGGATTATAATGTTGTTAAAATTTCGATAAACCCGTTGATCTATTtacaaaaattgatgatttctgctgtacaaattagtgatatgcgcttcagaaattagtgatattctctttagaatttagtgattttgTGTTGCAAAACTTGGTGAAAACTTCTAGAAATTGGGgaaaatctccagatctgttcttgtacttgattctggtggtggtggcggtggtggagatggtggaggtggctGCGGAGATGAAGGTGGTGGACATGACAGGAGTTAATGGAGGTGCCGTaggtggaggtggtggtggaggagatgaagaaagagaatgtgGAGGTGGGTTGGATTCGTTGGGTGTAGATATAGTGAAGGCGAACATGGAGGGGCGGCGGGGCGGCGGACATGAATGGGCTGGTGAAGTTGCTGGAAGTGAAGGTGGAGGCAGGTTGGGTTGGAGAAGAAGTGGGGTTGTgagagaatttagtgatattctccttagaatttagtgatatttcagctgggtttttagtttttagaataaggaggtttgtagtggagtagtactttatatatatgttacattCATG of Daucus carota subsp. sativus chromosome 3, DH1 v3.0, whole genome shotgun sequence contains these proteins:
- the LOC108211695 gene encoding protein SLENDER RICE1-LIKE 1 translates to MASFESSMSFKSNCSSSLPPLLAAANYTTIPSPLSELTQLHNENTLLNNPSELSSWVDSLLTEFNQPTSINNITAWNDYNTTSYCNIRQIIEEDSSIRLVHVLMSCADSVQRGTLSVASALLEELQVLLSRVNSEFGFGKVAAYFIDALSRRVFKPLERSLGSAFENEVLYHHFYEACPYLKFAHFTSNQAILEAFDGQACVHVIDFNLMQGLQWPALIQALALRPNGPPTLRITGIGPVSLDGHDPLRETGLRLAQLARSVNVRFAFRGVAASNIDDVKLWMLQVDPKEAVAVNCIMQLHKLLDDPSRIDSVLKLIHSLDPKIVTLVEQDTNHNQPDFSDKFREALDYYSTMFDSLEACKGPQKWLAEIYIQREICSVVCCAEMHEPLAQWRERMSRNGFTSVCLGANAYKQANMLLTVFSAQGGYRVDESEGCLKLGWHNRPLIAASAWRPNPRL
- the LOC108203638 gene encoding LOW QUALITY PROTEIN: pentatricopeptide repeat-containing protein At5g55740, chloroplastic (The sequence of the model RefSeq protein was modified relative to this genomic sequence to represent the inferred CDS: substituted 6 bases at 6 genomic stop codons), producing the protein MASLYIPPTQYIHNHHPLNSKLSIKVSLNHLLKVQKYKPHNKHVSPQCKAGQIQEALECLSNVGPNNFANKPKIYGDILQECVYGRDFLLGQQIHASIIKKGESLAKNDYVETKLVIFYAKCDALEAANVLFKGVIERNVFSWAAIIGLYCRLGYCNEALLGFCAMLEDGVLGDNFVLPNVLKACGAVMLIGFGKGVHGYVVKLGFQDCVFAASSLVDMYGKCGYIGEARKVFDGMFERNVVAWNSMISSCVQNGLNEEAIGIFYDMRMEGLEPTRVTMVGFLSASASICAVEEGKQAHAMALLSGMDLDDILGTSIINFYSKVGLIEDAELVFRRMLKKDVVTWNLLISCYVQHSQAERGIQLCRQMRLENFNYDSVTLVSILSALAELKSLKLGREAHCYCIKNDLVCDVAVMSSTVDMYANCERINVARKVFDYTEKRDLALWNTILAAYAEIGMSGETLSLFYQMQLEGLPPNVISWNLVILSLLRNERVNEAMDIFREMQSVGIVPNLITYTTIITALVRNGSSNEAITLFCKMMEEGIQPDILSISCILSACKLTASLRCGKAVHSYIFRHNVFLTVQLATSLVDMYAECGNLHQAKMVFDMVVPKQLPLYNAMISGYALHGFAKEALVLFKHMLEEGIEPDSITFTRVLSACSHAGLMKEGLEIFADMVSEYHVKPSKEHYGCVVDLLSRCGNLHDASQFMXRMPFEPDAPIXASLLAACRDYIEIELGXKIAEXLTNLEPSHSRSSFKCRYWNVXXDVRMRAFIKEKGLIKAPGCSWTQIREDLYVFFPGDRFTQKQKKLMHHGLVGFKSIENAHAGL